In Fusarium fujikuroi IMI 58289 draft genome, chromosome FFUJ_chr02, the genomic stretch TAGATGGACAAGATCGGCATTTGCTTACTCGCATGCATGGCCAGTATCTACGTTCTGGGTTGCTTTTACGAGACAACAAGGAGCGGAAAGAGCTCCGAACCGCTCTGGGGGAGATTGATCGGGTGCGATCTGCGGCTCAAGCTGCCTTCACAGAGGATGAGGGCGGTATCTGGTTTGACCGTGCAGATTTGGCGGGCGTTCCAGAGACTGTGCTTGCATCCATGCCTCAACATGGAACTCGGATACAAGTGACGTTCCGAAATGCCCATTTCACCGCTGTGATGCGTCACGCAGTCAGCAGTGAGACTCGTCGCCGGTTTGCAGTCGCTGACCAGCACCGTCTACCTGAAAATGTAACCCGTTTAGCTTCTCTAGTTGCCTTACGTGATAAGGTTGCTCGTCTCTTGGGGTATGAACACCATGCGGCTCTCCAGATTGTGGATAAGATGGCTCCAAGCGTTGACTACGTTGAGGCTCAGTTGGATAATCTCCACAGAAGGCTAAAGCCGCTTGCACAGGCTGAGACTGATAGACTAATTCAGCTCAAGCAAAGGGACTGTAAAGAGCCTATAAGTGAGCTATACTCATGGGACAGGGCGTATTATCTCCACAAGCAAACTCAGGAGAGTTTCTTCGTGGACCATGAGCTCCTTGCCGAGTACTTTGAGGCCGATCACACCCTTCAGCGGATGCTTGATGTGTTCCAcgagcttcttggtatcgactttaagcttcttgagacctCGGTATGGCACGAGAGCGTCGTGGTATATGAAGCCTGGGACTCACCCAGTGAAGGAGGCAGGTTTCTTGGACACTTATATGTAGATCTCTTTGATAGAGAGGGCAAATATCGTGGGGCACACCATGTTTTGATTCAGCCGGTATGTTTATTTTCCATGTCTGTATATATGGAACTGACTGCCATATCAGGGTTTTACTGAATTAAATGGTGAGAGACACTACCCGGCATCGGCACTCGTGTGTAGCTTCGctcatccatcaccatctcgCCCATCTCTGCTCCAACATAGCGAAGTAAAGACCATGTTTCATGAACTTGGACATGCCATCCACAACATCGTTGCCAGAACCAAATATGCCATTCCCCACTCACGAGACTTTATTGAAATTCCAAGTATCATGCTTGAGAACTGGGTATGGCTCCCAGACGTATTAGTCCGTCTTGGTTGCCATTTCAAGAGTAAACAAGCTCTACCTCAGGAACTAGCAAAGAGTCTTGCACGAACGAGAAATACAAATAGAGCTAATAGCATCCTGGCTCAAGTCCAGCCAGCTCTCTTTGACCTGGCGATTCATATGCCCCCAACTCATAAAGCAGCGCTTGATATGGACACAACTGAGATATGGAACAGAATGAAAAGAGATATCCTCACGCATAGCTTTGGGCCGAACTCACAGGATTGGGGAGCTGGACAGGCGCGGTTTGCGCATATGTTTCGTAAGAATGATGGTAGTTACTTTGCTTATCCGTTATCCATGGTCTTTGCTGCAGATCTCTTCAGGTCTAAATTTGCAGGAGATCCTTTGAATCCTGCGATGGGGAGAAGATATAGATATCAAGTGCTGGAGCCGGGGTCAAGTCATCCGGAGATTGATATTCTGAAGGGCTTCTTGGGGAGGGAGCCGAGTAGTAAGACTATTTTGGATGAGTTGGATCAGAATAGTGACGG encodes the following:
- a CDS encoding related to metalloproteinase, encoding MASEQRVPAPPSFVNLTPNAVLAETENILNSTSALHDDLAATFTPPTATFNDVIRPIVDDTNRAACRLRILTTLLGQLSPDRELCDAARQAETRVAAAQVKILMRPDIASLVGAIYEREKAAPDGNLDGQDRHLLTRMHGQYLRSGLLLRDNKERKELRTALGEIDRVRSAAQAAFTEDEGGIWFDRADLAGVPETVLASMPQHGTRIQVTFRNAHFTAVMRHAVSSETRRRFAVADQHRLPENVTRLASLVALRDKVARLLGYEHHAALQIVDKMAPSVDYVEAQLDNLHRRLKPLAQAETDRLIQLKQRDCKEPISELYSWDRAYYLHKQTQESFFVDHELLAEYFEADHTLQRMLDVFHELLGIDFKLLETSVWHESVVVYEAWDSPSEGGRFLGHLYVDLFDREGKYRGAHHVLIQPGFTELNGERHYPASALVCSFAHPSPSRPSLLQHSEVKTMFHELGHAIHNIVARTKYAIPHSRDFIEIPSIMLENWVWLPDVLVRLGCHFKSKQALPQELAKSLARTRNTNRANSILAQVQPALFDLAIHMPPTHKAALDMDTTEIWNRMKRDILTHSFGPNSQDWGAGQARFAHMFRKNDGSYFAYPLSMVFAADLFRSKFAGDPLNPAMGRRYRYQVLEPGSSHPEIDILKGFLGREPSSKTILDELDQNSDG